The following proteins come from a genomic window of Alkalilimnicola sp. S0819:
- the tviB gene encoding Vi polysaccharide biosynthesis UDP-N-acetylglucosamine C-6 dehydrogenase TviB, whose amino-acid sequence MLKLDEARVAVVGLGYVGLPLAVELARAFPVIGFDVKAARIAELREGRDGTREVSPEELRQAEGLHYTDQPEDLADCNVYIVTVPTPIDRYKQPDLEPLRRASETVGRLLNPGDVVIYESTVYPGATEEVCVPILERESGLRYLKDIHVGYSPERINPGDREHRISTIRKVTSGSSPEAAEFVDAFYSRVIRAGTHLAPSIAVAEAAKVIENTQRDVNIALVNELALLFNRLGIDTQAVLEAAGSKWNFLPFRPGLVGGHCIGVDPYYLTRKAQEIGHHPEMILAGRRINDHMGFYVAAQVARLMTQKRIHVVGSRILVLGLAFKENCPDLRNTRVVDVVREFEAYHAQVDVYDPNVDPDEARAEYDISPVSELCAGKYDAVVIAVAHEQFHAMGAERIRALLKPTGVIYDIKYLLTAEQVDGRL is encoded by the coding sequence ATGCTGAAGCTGGACGAGGCCCGCGTCGCGGTCGTGGGCCTGGGTTATGTCGGCCTGCCGCTGGCCGTGGAGCTGGCCCGGGCGTTCCCGGTCATCGGTTTCGATGTGAAGGCGGCGCGCATCGCCGAACTGCGCGAGGGGCGGGACGGCACCCGCGAGGTCAGCCCCGAGGAGCTGCGCCAGGCCGAGGGCTTGCACTACACCGACCAACCCGAGGACCTTGCCGACTGCAATGTCTACATCGTCACCGTGCCCACGCCGATCGATCGCTACAAGCAGCCGGATCTGGAACCCCTGCGGCGCGCCAGCGAAACCGTGGGGCGGTTGCTCAATCCGGGTGACGTGGTGATCTACGAGTCCACCGTCTATCCCGGCGCCACCGAGGAAGTCTGCGTGCCGATCCTGGAACGGGAATCGGGGCTGCGCTACCTGAAGGATATCCACGTCGGCTACAGCCCGGAGCGCATCAATCCCGGCGACCGGGAGCATCGGATCAGCACCATCCGCAAGGTCACCTCCGGCTCCTCCCCCGAGGCGGCGGAATTCGTGGATGCGTTCTACAGCCGGGTGATCCGCGCCGGTACCCATCTGGCTCCCAGCATCGCCGTGGCGGAGGCCGCCAAGGTCATCGAGAACACCCAGCGGGACGTAAACATCGCCCTGGTCAACGAACTGGCGCTGCTCTTCAATCGCCTGGGCATAGACACCCAGGCGGTGCTGGAGGCGGCGGGCAGCAAGTGGAACTTCCTGCCCTTTCGCCCGGGGCTGGTCGGAGGGCACTGCATCGGGGTCGACCCCTATTACCTTACCCGCAAGGCGCAGGAGATCGGCCATCACCCGGAGATGATCCTCGCCGGGCGGCGCATCAACGACCACATGGGTTTCTACGTCGCCGCGCAGGTGGCGCGTCTCATGACCCAGAAGCGTATCCACGTGGTGGGTTCGCGCATCCTGGTGCTGGGGCTGGCCTTCAAGGAGAACTGTCCCGATCTGCGCAACACCCGGGTGGTGGATGTGGTGCGGGAATTCGAGGCCTATCACGCCCAGGTGGACGTTTACGACCCCAATGTGGACCCGGACGAGGCCCGCGCCGAATACGACATCAGCCCGGTGAGCGAGCTTTGCGCGGGCAAGTATGACGCGGTGGTCATCGCCGTGGCGCATGAGCAGTTCCACGCCATGGGCGCCGAGCGCATACGTGCGCTGCTCAAGCCCACCGGGGTGATCTACGACATCAAGTACCTGCTGACGGCCGAGCAGGTGGACGGGCGACTCTAG
- a CDS encoding NAD-dependent epimerase: MKVLVTGAAGFIGSHLAHYLLDRGDEVVGLDNLNDYYDVSLKEARLARLMPRQGFSFARLDLADREGVAELFRAEGFQRVVNLAAQAGVRYSLENPHSYVDSNVTGFLNILEGCRHEGVEHLVYASTSSVYGAHTAMPFSVHEHVDHPLAIYAATKKANELMAHSYSHLYGLPTTGLRFFTVYGPWGRPDMALFLFTRKILAGEPIEVFNYGNHRRDFTFVEDIVEGVVRVLDRPAEPNPDWDPALPDCASSNAPYRVYNIGNSQPVELMRYIEVLEECLGRKAEKKLLPLQAGDVPDTYADTSDLERDVGYRPDTPVEEGVRRFVAWYREYYGV; encoded by the coding sequence TTGAAGGTACTGGTAACCGGCGCGGCCGGCTTCATCGGCTCCCACCTGGCGCACTACCTGCTCGATCGGGGCGACGAGGTGGTGGGTCTGGACAATCTCAACGATTACTACGATGTCAGCCTCAAGGAGGCGCGCCTGGCGCGGCTCATGCCGCGGCAGGGTTTCAGCTTCGCGCGCCTGGATCTGGCGGACCGGGAGGGGGTGGCCGAACTGTTCCGGGCCGAGGGCTTTCAGCGGGTGGTGAACCTGGCCGCCCAGGCCGGCGTGCGCTATTCCCTGGAGAATCCGCACTCCTATGTGGACAGCAACGTCACCGGCTTTCTGAACATTCTCGAAGGCTGCCGCCATGAGGGGGTGGAGCACCTGGTGTACGCCTCCACCAGCTCCGTCTACGGCGCGCATACCGCCATGCCCTTCTCGGTGCACGAGCACGTGGACCACCCGTTGGCGATCTACGCGGCCACCAAGAAAGCCAACGAGTTGATGGCCCACTCCTATTCCCATCTTTATGGGCTGCCCACCACCGGGCTGCGCTTTTTCACCGTCTACGGTCCTTGGGGCCGGCCGGATATGGCGCTGTTCCTGTTCACCCGCAAGATCCTCGCCGGCGAGCCTATCGAGGTGTTCAACTACGGCAATCACCGTCGGGATTTCACCTTCGTCGAGGATATCGTCGAAGGGGTGGTACGCGTCCTGGACCGTCCGGCCGAGCCCAACCCCGACTGGGATCCGGCGCTGCCGGATTGCGCCAGCAGCAACGCGCCGTACCGGGTCTACAACATCGGGAACAGCCAGCCGGTGGAATTGATGCGCTACATCGAGGTGCTGGAGGAGTGCCTGGGGCGCAAGGCGGAGAAGAAGCTGCTGCCGTTGCAGGCGGGGGATGTGCCCGACACCTACGCCGATACCTCGGATCTGGAGCGCGACGTGGGGTATCGGCCGGATACGCCGGTGGAAGAGGGCGTGCGCCGTTTCGTGGCGTGGTATCGGGAGTATTACGGCGTCTGA
- a CDS encoding universal stress protein, with amino-acid sequence MDYRHLLVALDFDPRSRAVAARARDLAQRYQARLSLVHVVEHLPLEPGGELLYTPGVDAEEEMREAAEARLTELARDMQLQDAQRHVLLGHTKHEILHFAEENAVDLIVVGSHSRHGLALLLGSTANAVLHGARCDVMAVYLDRPTTEGENITEGE; translated from the coding sequence ATGGACTATCGTCACCTGCTGGTCGCGCTGGACTTCGACCCGCGCAGCCGCGCCGTCGCGGCACGCGCCCGGGACTTGGCCCAGCGTTATCAGGCCAGACTCAGCCTGGTGCACGTGGTGGAGCACCTGCCGCTGGAGCCCGGTGGTGAACTGCTCTACACCCCGGGCGTGGATGCCGAGGAGGAGATGCGCGAGGCCGCCGAGGCGCGGCTCACGGAACTGGCCCGGGACATGCAACTGCAAGACGCCCAGCGCCATGTACTGCTGGGCCATACCAAGCACGAGATCCTGCATTTCGCCGAGGAAAACGCCGTGGACCTGATCGTGGTAGGCAGCCACAGCCGCCACGGCCTGGCGCTGCTGCTGGGTTCCACCGCCAATGCTGTGCTGCACGGGGCGCGCTGCGATGTGATGGCCGTGTACCTGGATCGGCCCACGACGGAAGGCGAGAACATCACCGAGGGCGAGTAA
- the rsmA gene encoding 16S rRNA (adenine(1518)-N(6)/adenine(1519)-N(6))-dimethyltransferase RsmA — protein sequence MASHQPRKRFGQNFLHDPRVIDNIIRAIAPAPGEPLVEIGPGQGALTWALLEAAGELDVVELDRDLVAALRRLDKPGLRIHEADALRFDFTALRRDERPLRLVGNLPYNISTPLIFHLLDQASAIADMHFMLQKEVVDRMAAPPGDGTYGRLSVMVQYRCRVEPLFDIPPGAFRPAPKVVSTVVRLHPYREPPLRAADEDLFARIVSQAFGQRRKTLRNCLKSLVSAETIEAAGLAPHSRAETLSVADYVRLANAAKGE from the coding sequence ATGGCCTCACACCAACCCCGTAAACGCTTCGGCCAGAATTTCCTCCACGACCCGCGGGTGATCGACAACATCATCCGCGCCATCGCGCCCGCCCCGGGCGAGCCGCTGGTGGAGATAGGCCCGGGCCAGGGGGCCTTGACCTGGGCCTTGCTGGAAGCCGCCGGCGAACTGGACGTGGTGGAGCTGGACCGGGATTTGGTGGCCGCGCTGCGCCGGCTCGACAAGCCCGGCCTGCGCATCCACGAGGCCGACGCCCTGCGCTTCGACTTCACCGCCCTGCGCCGCGATGAGCGCCCCCTGCGGCTGGTGGGCAACCTGCCCTACAACATCTCCACCCCGCTGATCTTCCACCTGCTCGACCAGGCCAGCGCCATAGCCGACATGCACTTCATGCTGCAAAAGGAAGTGGTGGACCGCATGGCCGCGCCGCCCGGCGACGGCACCTACGGTCGGCTCTCGGTGATGGTGCAGTACCGCTGCCGGGTGGAGCCGCTGTTCGACATTCCCCCGGGCGCCTTTCGCCCGGCCCCCAAGGTGGTCTCCACCGTGGTGCGACTGCACCCCTACCGGGAACCGCCCCTGCGGGCGGCGGACGAGGACCTGTTCGCCCGCATCGTCAGTCAGGCCTTCGGTCAGCGCCGCAAGACCCTGCGCAACTGCCTGAAGAGCCTGGTGAGCGCCGAGACCATTGAAGCCGCCGGACTGGCACCGCATAGTAGAGCCGAAACGCTGTCGGTCGCCGACTATGTGCGTCTGGCCAATGCCGCCAAGGGGGAATGA
- the pdxA gene encoding 4-hydroxythreonine-4-phosphate dehydrogenase PdxA has product MSRIPRIALTAGEPAGVGPELCVQIAQQARGAELAAELAVIADPQLLRQRAAALGLNIRLREIRPGEPPRPCEAGELGVIPVPLARPCKAGTLDTANAPYVLESLRLAADGALRGMFQAIVTAPVHKGVINDAGIPFTGHTEYFAEQTGAPLPVMMLAAGSLRVALATTHLPLKDVSAALTPTRLEQVARILYRDLREKFALDAPRILVCGLNPHAGEGGHLGSEEITVIEPVLTRLRAEGMDFLGPLPADTLFTPRHLRDADAVLAMYHDQGLPVLKHVGFGEAVNITLGLPIIRTSVDHGTALDLAGSGRAEPGSLRAALDLAIELSLARHD; this is encoded by the coding sequence GTGAGCCGCATTCCGCGTATCGCCCTGACCGCCGGCGAACCGGCCGGCGTCGGGCCGGAGCTGTGCGTGCAGATCGCCCAACAGGCGCGCGGCGCTGAACTGGCGGCCGAACTGGCAGTAATAGCCGACCCGCAGCTGTTACGCCAGCGCGCCGCCGCCCTGGGGCTGAATATCCGACTGCGCGAGATCAGGCCCGGAGAGCCGCCGCGCCCCTGCGAGGCCGGCGAACTGGGGGTGATCCCGGTGCCACTCGCCCGACCCTGCAAGGCCGGCACACTCGACACCGCCAACGCACCCTACGTGCTGGAGAGCCTGCGGCTGGCTGCCGACGGCGCCCTGCGCGGGATGTTTCAGGCCATCGTCACCGCCCCCGTGCACAAGGGCGTCATCAACGATGCGGGCATTCCCTTCACCGGCCACACGGAATACTTCGCCGAGCAGACCGGCGCCCCCCTGCCGGTGATGATGCTGGCCGCGGGCAGCCTGCGGGTGGCGCTCGCCACCACGCATTTGCCGCTGAAGGACGTCAGCGCCGCGCTGACCCCGACGCGCCTGGAGCAGGTCGCGCGCATCCTGTACCGGGATCTGCGCGAGAAATTCGCCCTGGATGCACCGCGTATCCTGGTCTGCGGGCTCAATCCCCATGCCGGCGAGGGTGGCCACCTGGGGAGCGAGGAAATCACGGTCATCGAACCGGTGCTGACACGCCTGCGCGCCGAGGGCATGGACTTCCTCGGCCCCCTGCCCGCGGACACGCTGTTCACCCCCCGCCATCTGCGAGACGCCGATGCGGTGCTCGCCATGTATCACGATCAGGGCCTGCCGGTGCTCAAGCACGTGGGTTTTGGCGAGGCGGTCAACATCACCCTGGGGCTGCCCATCATCCGCACCTCGGTGGATCACGGCACCGCCCTGGACCTGGCCGGCAGCGGCCGCGCCGAGCCGGGGAGCCTGCGGGCGGCACTGGACCTGGCCATCGAACTCAGCCTGGCACGCCACGACTGA
- a CDS encoding peptidylprolyl isomerase, whose product MPATVMRFLAGLALSLALGTAVAETLDRIVAVVDDKVVLASELESETALVRQRLRQQKVNLPSPQVLERQVLDRLIMERLQLAVAGRMGIRVDEGTLNAALQRIADQNGMSLSRFRDAVQAQGMDYAAFREDLRDEITIRRLRERRVRTSVNVTPQEVEELLNNARGEDSTEYLLGHILIALPERPEPEQIRAARAEADETIAKLRAGQSMDAVAAAHSDSGTALEGGNLGWRTAARLPTIFAQQVQGMSPGEIRGPIEAGNGLHIIQLLDSRDGDRKLVTQTRARHILIRTNEVVSDSDARTRLNTLRQRIDDGADFAELARQHSEDPGSGVRGGDLGWVNPGTMVTVFEQQMDRLQPGELSLPFESQFGWHLVQVLERREQDMTQEMRRAQATAELRERKAEEALEAWLRRIRDEAYVDIRLGGE is encoded by the coding sequence ATGCCTGCAACTGTGATGCGCTTTCTGGCCGGCCTGGCCCTGAGTCTGGCCTTGGGCACGGCCGTCGCCGAGACCCTGGACCGCATCGTCGCGGTGGTGGACGACAAGGTGGTGCTGGCCTCGGAGCTGGAGAGCGAAACCGCCCTGGTGCGCCAGCGCCTGCGCCAGCAGAAGGTGAACCTGCCAAGCCCCCAGGTACTGGAGCGCCAGGTGCTGGACCGGCTGATCATGGAGCGCCTGCAACTGGCCGTGGCCGGACGCATGGGCATCCGGGTGGACGAGGGCACCTTGAACGCCGCCCTGCAGCGCATCGCCGACCAGAACGGCATGAGCCTGAGCCGGTTCCGCGACGCCGTGCAAGCCCAAGGCATGGACTACGCCGCCTTCCGCGAAGATCTGCGCGACGAAATCACCATCCGCCGGCTGCGGGAGCGGCGGGTGCGAACCAGCGTCAACGTCACCCCCCAGGAGGTGGAGGAGCTGCTGAACAACGCCCGCGGTGAAGACAGCACGGAATACCTGCTGGGCCACATCCTCATCGCCCTGCCCGAGCGCCCCGAGCCGGAACAGATTCGCGCGGCCCGCGCCGAGGCCGATGAAACCATCGCCAAGCTGCGCGCCGGGCAAAGCATGGACGCCGTAGCCGCCGCCCACTCCGACAGCGGCACCGCCCTGGAGGGCGGCAACCTGGGCTGGCGCACCGCCGCGCGGCTGCCGACGATCTTCGCCCAGCAGGTCCAGGGCATGAGCCCGGGGGAAATCCGCGGTCCCATCGAGGCCGGCAACGGCCTGCACATCATCCAGCTGCTGGACAGCCGCGACGGCGACCGGAAGCTGGTCACCCAGACCCGCGCCCGTCACATCCTCATCCGCACCAACGAAGTGGTGAGCGACAGCGACGCCCGCACCCGGCTCAACACCCTGCGCCAGCGCATCGACGACGGTGCCGATTTCGCGGAACTGGCCCGCCAGCACTCCGAGGACCCCGGCTCCGGGGTGCGCGGCGGCGATCTGGGCTGGGTGAACCCGGGCACCATGGTCACGGTCTTCGAGCAGCAGATGGACCGGCTGCAGCCCGGCGAGCTCAGCCTGCCCTTCGAATCGCAGTTCGGCTGGCACCTGGTACAGGTACTGGAGCGGCGCGAACAGGACATGACCCAGGAAATGCGCCGCGCCCAGGCCACTGCCGAACTGCGCGAACGCAAGGCCGAGGAAGCCCTGGAAGCCTGGTTGCGGCGCATTCGCGACGAGGCCTACGTGGATATCCGTCTGGGGGGCGAGTGA